A segment of the Hydrogenimonas thermophila genome:
AGGGCAGGTATTACACAAGCTATTGTTGGATTAAGTGGCGATATTAGATGTTTTGGATCTTGTAGTATTGCTATTCAGAACCCTTTTGATGAAGGTGCTGTAGGAGAAATTAATATTGCTATGCAAGAGACGGGTATAAGTACAAGCGGCATCTATCGTCGATTTGTTAAAACCAAGGATTATAATCACTTGATTGATCCAAAAAGAAGACGCAGTGAAAGGCTCTTTGCATCTGTAACGCTTGTTGCTCCATTGCCTAATGTATTACTTGATGGCTGGGCAACTGCAATTTCTGTTATGCCTGCATCTTTGGCTTTGAAATTTTTAGATGCCCACCCATCAGTTGAGTATCTTCTTATTGGTACTAATGGGGTTGTTCTTAAAAAGGGCAGAAACATTCGATACACTGCACACTCTCTTAGCGGATTTATCCTTCATCCTTCACTTTCGTTAAAAGAAAAATCGAAATGGCTGCAAAAGTTATTGTGATTACTGATACTGATACTGATTTAAGCAAGATGCTCTCAGAAAAAGTTGAGAATGCATCTATAAGGATAAATAGATAAATCATTGGAATAATGCTTAAAAGCAATCTGCTTGATATGCTATTTATAAAGAGAAAAAAGTGCAACAGTATGAATGCTACACTGCCCATACCAATAAGATGCGGAACAGCAATTTCAAGCCAAGTCTCCAATGAGACATACCGCAAAGCTGATAAGCCATTGGTATGCAAAAAAAAGAGCCATGCTCCGCTCAATACCAGTGTGAGGCTTAGAAGGGCTACCCATCCTGCAATGTGGCGATAGAGTTTTTGTCTCATAATTGATGTACCAGATACCATAATGTTTTAAGAGCCATCCAGCCACCAACGGTATGCCATAGCAGTGAGGTAACCACCCAGCCCCACACGGCAGGCATCCCCCAAAGCGAAATGAGTAGGAGTGAAATTTGTGCAATCAGGGCTGTAGAAAATAGTACCGCAATAGGGAGTGCCTGCCGTCTAGAGCTAGGTACAATACGTACATAAGCACTAGCTGTAATAGCTAATACAATCATTGCAAAAAATAGGTTTATATGTGCACGAAGCAGTATTTCATCAAATGGAAGAGGGTCAATGAACTCCTCTTCATTTCCTGCAACTGTTTGTAAAATATCACCTGGCTTCCATCCTAACTGAATTGCTTCTAAAAATAGATGTCCTGTTAAAAAGAGTATAATCAGTACCATTATTCCGCCAATCATCCAGCGTATAGCAATACTTTTATTTAAGTCATTTGTAACTATAAATCTCATTATTTACCCTTAATTGCAATATCAAATATAGCCAATGCCAACCTTGCTCCTTCTGTAACATTTCGTGCTGAAAGAGTAGCACCAGAAATTGTAGGTACATCTCGACCTACACGCAAAGGATGATTAAGATTTTTTCCTTTTAGATTATTGATCCACTTCTCTTTTGGCTTAAATTCGGGTGGTTCAGTAAAAGCTAGAATTTCAATCGCTTTTATTGTGCCTGTTTGATCTATCATATATAAAACAGCTGCTTTTTTAGTGCGTACTTTACGACTAAGTACAATGCCATAGCAATATGTTTGACCCTCTTTGTTTGCTAAATATAGGCGTACAATTTTGGAATGCAACTTCATATGCGCTTTTGCTTCAATAGCTTTTGCCTGTTTTTTGGTAAGCAACATACTCTTTTTAATAAGTGTAACACTGCTTCCACATTCACCTTTGATAATTGATTCAATATCAATCCCTTTGGCATGTAAAAGAGGGCTCAAGATGAGCCCAATAAAACTGATTTTAAAAAATGAAGCCAATACCAACAGAGAGGGTCTCTTCTTCATCACTTCCATCATTTCTATCCTTTATCTGATAATCAGCTTTGAGTACAACCTGCTCATGCGGATAAAAGTTTAGACCAAATGTAATATTTTCAATATCATCCAACTCACCTATACCGCTTACAGTCTCTTTTACAGGATTATAGTTTTCATATTGGACAAAAATAGGCAGACGATACTTGTTATTAAAATGAGACATAATGTCATATTCGGCAGTTAGGTAATATCCTTCTGCTTCTTCAACTGCATCAGGTCCAATTTTTTCAGCATCATCTAACATTGCTTGAGTAAAAAGCCCTTTTAGTGTTACTGCTTCATAACGATATATTGCATGCAAATCATAAATAAAGAGCGATGTACCATTTACATTATCTATATCACGGTTAGAGCCGTTACCATAATAGGCTGATACTCCAACAGTTAGTCCATCTATGCTGCTATAATCAAGCCGTCCTGTTACTGCGACTTTACCCATAGGTGCCTTTTCACTTGAACCCCAGCGTCCATTTCTTAGCCACTTAATATTGCCGATTTTGGTATCGTCACTATTTACATTAAGTGCATTAATAAATCCAAGGTGATAAGTAAGCGAAGGCATACCTAATTCACCATAGACAATGACACCCGTTTCATGCCAAGTGCTTGGTATGATGAGAGTCTCTGTCTCTGGTCTTTGAACAGTAGGGAAGAGTGTAGGTTCATGTCTTTGGTTAACAAGTCCCATTGGCACGAGTTGGTTACCTACACGTATATTGTAGTTATTGTCGAGTAAAAAGTCTAAATACATAAACTCAACTGCTACTTCATTTCCGCCATGTTCAAATTCTAGTTCGGTATTAAGCACAATCCAGTCATTAAACTTATAACCTATATATGGAACGAAGCGATAAACATCCGTTATTGCTGTTTTGTCACTGCTGTCTGCCCAGTACATTTCACCATAACCACCTATTGAAAGAGGGTTTTGTGTATAGTAAACTTTTGAAGCAGCTGCTCCCAATCCGCTATGACTTTTGGTTATGTCAACTGCTTGAAACAAGCCCTCATTTTGAAGAGCTGCTAACTCTTCAACTACAGTTGCAGATGCCTCTGCTGTCTGCTTTTGCTTCTTTTCCAGCTCTGCTAGACGCTTTTGCATTTGCATCATTTGAGCTTTTAGATCTTCAACTTCACCTGCTTGCAGTGAAAAGGGTAAACTCGCTGCAAATAGTATGGCTGTTGCTTTTGTTTTTACTTTCATTTATGTTTCCTCTCCTTAATATTGAAAATGAGTATCATAATAGTAAAGCTTTTAGCCTTAATTTTCCATAAATGATAATCATAATCAAAAATATTTTATCAGATAAGTGTGTAAAGTTTATGTATTGAAATGAAAGTAATTATTTGTGTTAGTTAAGTTAATTTATTTTGTAATTTATTTAATTATGTGCTATTATTGTGAATAAAACTTTAAATTATATATGTTTTAATTTTAAATTAATTTTTATTGCTTTATCACTCTTTTTTATATCTATATGAAAACTAAATTAGAAGGATAGTTTGAATGGGACGAGATAATATTGATGAATCCACATCTTTGGCAAAAAGGAACTTACTGGA
Coding sequences within it:
- a CDS encoding FMN-binding protein, with translation MKKRPSLLVLASFFKISFIGLILSPLLHAKGIDIESIIKGECGSSVTLIKKSMLLTKKQAKAIEAKAHMKLHSKIVRLYLANKEGQTYCYGIVLSRKVRTKKAAVLYMIDQTGTIKAIEILAFTEPPEFKPKEKWINNLKGKNLNHPLRVGRDVPTISGATLSARNVTEGARLALAIFDIAIKGK
- a CDS encoding outer membrane beta-barrel protein; its protein translation is MKVKTKATAILFAASLPFSLQAGEVEDLKAQMMQMQKRLAELEKKQKQTAEASATVVEELAALQNEGLFQAVDITKSHSGLGAAASKVYYTQNPLSIGGYGEMYWADSSDKTAITDVYRFVPYIGYKFNDWIVLNTELEFEHGGNEVAVEFMYLDFLLDNNYNIRVGNQLVPMGLVNQRHEPTLFPTVQRPETETLIIPSTWHETGVIVYGELGMPSLTYHLGFINALNVNSDDTKIGNIKWLRNGRWGSSEKAPMGKVAVTGRLDYSSIDGLTVGVSAYYGNGSNRDIDNVNGTSLFIYDLHAIYRYEAVTLKGLFTQAMLDDAEKIGPDAVEEAEGYYLTAEYDIMSHFNNKYRLPIFVQYENYNPVKETVSGIGELDDIENITFGLNFYPHEQVVLKADYQIKDRNDGSDEEETLSVGIGFIF